CTGGATAATGATATCTATATGAAACTCCCAGAAGGATTTAAGTTGCCAGAAGCAACAAAATCAAGTTCTCGAGAACATTTCTCTATCAAATTGAATAGATCTCTATATGGATTGAAACAATCTGGGCGTATGTGGTATAATCGCCTTAGTGAGTACTTATTGAAAGAAGGCTATAAGAATGATCCTATTAGCCCATGCATTTCTATAAAGAGATTTGGATCAGGATTTGTTATAATTGCAGTGTATGTTGATGATCTAAACATTGTTGGAACTCCTGAAGAGATTTCCATGACCGTGGAATGtttaaagaaagaatttgaaatgaaagatttCCATGACCTGACATATCATTTTCTGTGAATTTGTTAGCAAGGTTTAGCTCATGCCCAACCCGCAGGCACTGGAATGGGATTAAACATGTACTTCGTTATCTACAAGGTACGAAAGATATGGgtttgttctttcctaatttatCAAAAGAAGGTTTAGTTGGTTTTGCAGATGCAGGGTATTTATCAGATCCTCATAATGGCCGATCACAAACTGGATATCTATTCACATGTGGAGGTACTGCCATTTCTTGGCGTTCTATGAAGCAAACCATTGCAGCTACTTCCTCTAACCATTCTGAGATTTTAGCAATTCACGAGACTAGTCGTGAATGTGTATGGCTAAGGTCTGTGATTCAGCATATAAGAGAAGATTGTGGTTTATCTTCCGGGAAAGAGGCACCAACAATTTTATATGAGGATAATGCAGCATGTATTGCACAGCTCAAGGAAAGATACATCAAAGGTGATAGAACAAAGCACATCTCACCAAAATTCTTTTTCACTCATGAACTTCAGAAGAATGGTGATATAAATGTCTTGCAGATTCGTTCAAGTGAAAATTTAGCAGATTTGTTTACTAAGGCGCTTCCTACTGCTACATTTAAAAAGTTGATTCACCTCATTGGTTTGCGCCGTCTCAAAGATCTTTAGTAATGCTGTCATTAGGGGGAGTAAATGCGCGGttcactctttttcccttaaccatggtttttccctggtaaggtttttaacgagGCAGCATTTCATGCGCATTATAAGGCATTGTATTATTTtggataatggacatccaagggggagtgttataaaatatatattaggatggatgcccattatacccttacccttatataatatatgtatgtgtatatattatatatatgccTATGGATATGGATGAATAATATATAACTGACATACAGTTTCTCTCTtcccctctctctctttctctctactttcataatattttatttatttatttttatacattttttccttttttttggtaatgtacctattttacttatttatttattttaaaatttacttatttttattatcccttatactattttttctatatatatatatattaacttatcttactttcattaattccactttctcctTCTTCCtggtttattcttttaacttcccgctcctttctggtttgattggtgacaatgacgatctcctacgacgattcatgttagccgaccccaaaacattttgggacaaggctttgttgttgttgttgtatggtCTCAATAAGTTTCTAAGGCCATCATAGACCAGATGCTCggtattaaaaataaaataaaaacaattttCAAACTCAAGGTCAGGAAATGCTACCTCAAGATTCGAAGAGCTTCAATCTCAGCCTCAAGCACAGACTTGGCATCAAGTATTCCTTCCTTCTTTATTTGCAAGTCAGAACGAAGAGTTTGAGTTACTTCCTCATCAGATATTTGTTCAGTTCTCTCTGATGCAAGCCTCTCGGATATTTCATTGATTTCCTCCTTCAGAATCTCCAAAAGTTGCTTCTGGCAGTCCATTGCAGCTTTCTCCTTCAAAAACCCATTTAAAGCTCCCTCTTGAAAAATCTTCTCTTGTTCCAAAAGGTTGACGGCATCTATATATAACTGCTGCACCTCAAGGCCACGTTTTTTCTCCTCTTCCATCTTCTCAGCCCAGCACCTCTCTATCTCCCCTCGATCTAATAACTCCTGTCTGATCTCTTCTTTTGCAGCTTTCCTAGAAGATTCCTCGTCTTGCATTCTTAACAATTCACTTTGAATGGCTTCTATCATGCGGCCACTTGTGAGTGCAACAGCTACTTGTGCTATTGTTGAAGGTTTGTTTGGCTGAAGTCGCCTAATTTGTCCTGCAATGAGACTGACAATAAGACACCAACTATGATGCATTAACATGCATAAGTGCCGACAAACTTGACACCTAAACAACAGAGAACTAGTATGCCTCAGAGGAGTGCCATGAAAGTATGCCATGTCTGTAAATGCAATCATCAACATGCAAATAttgtaaatattaaaaaacttgTGGGAAATTTGTGTCAATAGCCAAGAAGACCTCTTAGGTTACCAGATCCCCCAGACTCTGACCTACCAACATTCTGTAGGGGATACCGGATACCACATGCACTGGGGACCAAAATTCTTTCTACATGAGACCTTGGAAGAAGGAAAAAGCTAACAACCTACCAAAAACTCTTCTAAGTAGGCTTCTGTCCCCAGCAAGCATATCCATAAAAAGTCCTGGCCATTCATCGGAGCTTGTCTTCCTCACATCCATTAGGTCCAATTTTGATTTCAGTATCTGGACTGTTAAAGAGTCAGGCTCTAGAAGTTGAAAAACATTCTTGATCAGCTATGACTAGCAAAGCATTAAAAATAATATTCTGAAAATTTTCTACCTCTGGATTTCCTGTGGTGGCAAAACCATATTCCAGCTGGGACCTCCATTCTATTAGATCCCGTCGAGATATGAATCTGCAATATTGAGATATAAACTTGTTAAATTCACTGGAAGTAATGAATTTCTGTTCATGCCAACACATTCAGGAACATtaagggcatgcttggattgaggATAATGCATTAATGGCATAATAGAAGTCAAACTAAAATAAAGAAGGTGAAGATGAGGGGATGAAGAGGTGGAAAAGAGAATAAGTTAGTGTTggtaagaagaaaagaaaaggaaaaggggAACAATTACCCTCATTATGGTGGTatagttacccaccatcccattagggtgattattaccctcatttgaGGAGTAATAGCTTTCCCCTCCCTCTCGTCTCCTGACAACACCACCACTTCTCATCATACTACCACCACACTGACACCACCCTCCTTGaaccacctcaattcaccttcattttctttttttaagatGGTtcgacttttattacccccatccaagcatgccctaaaAGGACTTAGTTACACAGTACCTTTCAGGGGAAAAACTCAAATCTCCATCAAATTTATGTTTCAGTGACAGTTTACTTGGCACAACACCGGCTACTGCTAGGGCTGAAATGCAATGGCAACAcacttaattttagtaaaacgaACACAAATCCTATAGAAGGAAGATTAATCATTACCTTGGATGGAGTCAAAATCTTTGTCTCCATTAGTCACATCCTCATATGCAGAAACTACAGACCCAGACGTACTAGTTATCTTGTACTTTGGGTTCCTAAAGGGAGTACAATAAAAGTGAaccaaaaattattttatgttcTGGGAAGTGAAAACTAGAAAACTGCAACAATTAGAAGAAGATAGAATCAACAAAAATAACGCCCTCGAACTTTGGTACCTTTCCAATAATGAACTAACTCGAACTAACCACCTCGCATATTCTCTCCTGGTGCAGAGTTCATTAGCTTTGACATTTTCATCTAAAATCTGCATACCGTAACAACATTTCAGAATACTATGCTCAGAACTGAATTCgaagtttttattttaagaaAACTACATTTAAAGCAGTAAGCCTGAAATGACTAAACTCGATTCATCATCTGCACTACTGCAGCAACACCTCAAGATTatcataaatatattttatatacaAAGTTGGTGCAAAACTTAAGCCACGCATGACAAAAACAATCATGCCACGTAAATTACAATCCATAGAGTTAGGCATCTACCAAAGTAGGCAAATAGGTGGACATAATCATTTTACTTGACATGAAATATGAGCACGCAAAAAGTGTGCTGGTCCATATTATAGAATAATCTTGTGAGTTGTACACAATGCACTGAAACACTGGCTTTCTACAAGACCACAGATAGACTTCTTCAGTTACATAGCAGACTCCCAAATTGATACATAATCATCGATTCATCCCTATAAAGATCCAAGAAAGAATCCGTTCCGAAACATAGGTTAGAGGTCAGGCGCCAAAGGTGTACAGGGTAGGGCTCATTAGGCTTTTCTTTTATTCCCCAGTAGGCCAAGATGTTAAACAGACAATTAGCAGTTTAACGTTTATGTTTGTgtcgttaaataaaaaaatggtaGTGATTAGTGAAGAAGCCTTAATCAACTACTTTACATCACAACTCCGTATAAATCTACCAAAACAAAACTACAGCAAAACCCCACATACATATGAGATCACAGAAGCTGCTCCAAGGCCTCCAACGAAAGCGACATGCAATAGGCTAAAAGCAAATCAAACAGCAGTTATAGGAACAAACCTTCAGTTTTTTCAATGCGTTCAGAGCTTCTTGCTGATTGGAATCcacaacaacatcaacaacacGAGGTTGGTGCTTCTCTGCAAATCAAATTCTACCTTTCTTTAGCACCATGCAGTAAACTTATCTATCTTAGTTAGTAAACCAAAGCATCATCAAAAAGTAATAAAAGAATTAAAAACCCACACAGCCAATCCAAACTAAAACCTAATATCCCTTGGGGGGAGTGGGCTAGTATGTGTTATCATTTACATCAACCTATAAGAAAGTTTTAATCTTGATTCCTCATTCTTAAAGCCTATCAGATACACAAAGAGGAAATGGGGAAAAAGGCTCACTAGGGGAAGACAGaagcaggaaaaaaaaaattaacagagAGCAAGAGCATCTAAAATAACAAAGTAATAAAAAAGAATATCATACGACAGCCATGTTACAGAAAGCTAGAAAGAAACTGACAGAGAAAAAATTAGTATCTAAAACATAAAATGTAAAGACGACTAAAAGATGGATcggaaaataagtgaaaataaaggGTGCACTAGAAAGATAAAATACTCCGTAAATAACAAAGTAACGTAATAACTGCATCTACTTATATTCCCTTGATTTTATATCAGGTTGTCTAACACCCTAATTCCGAATACAATGCTCAGTAAGGAATTTTCTCCCAAATAGGTTGTCACTTCTTTTCGAAAGCTGTGAATCACAATAAAGTGACAGTTTTAGAGAAAGCCGGCTGGACAACGGAGTTTCTTCCAAGTCAACTTGAAGGAGCAGCCACCGGCATTCAATCTTTTTCTACATTTTCTGAATCTCTAATACAGGTTCTTCAACAAGAGACTTTTCAAATGCCCTGTATTCTAATAAAAGGttctttttgttttagttattttTTCTGTCATTGTTAATTGCATGAGTATTATGGAATCAGTCATCTTGGAATGTTTCTgttattgtttgatttgtttCAGGAGGTTGCCAAAAACATCAACCATCATCGTTAAACTTTTCTCTCCCATTTCATAGGAATAAGTAGTTCAATATCATTTTTTTCGCCACAAACGGGAACTTAGTCCTATGCCCTAAGCTATATGCTAACCAGCTTTCATAAGAACAGCATATCCATTACAAATCAGGGGAAAGAATGAGGTGCATTGATGTTCTCTATCATTACTTAAATAATTTGTCCAAACATACTAAGGTCTCCAAAACATCCAAAATTCTAGTTGTTGGTAAGTTTGTATCAACCAAGAATCATACCTGATGCCATAGATTTCGACACCACGTCAGATATATCCGCCTCAGACTTCTCTGAAACTTCAATCTCTTCATCGGATGCATCAAAATCAGTAGGTACAGCTTCGACGACTTCAACAGCAACTTCCACCGAAGTACCAGGAGATGAACTACTTAATGGCAATCTGAATCCTGAATAAAAACACTAATGTTAAAAACCATATCCACAAAATTTTATTCTTTTTAGCATAAAGTAAGCACGcttaataaaaaggaaaatggtTTACACTAACAATAAgaagctactccctccgttccaaaatgtttgttacgtttggacttttgcacgtttattaacgtataataaagattcttttggttttttattaaaaaaataaaccaagTAAAACCCCAATCCACTAATAATTACAAccaccaataagattgttttatttatcaaaatgaactaataatggaaaagcacaaagatggctaacttaacatacttgggaaattgtaaagaaataattaaaattaaaagttggcacaaaaaataatattataataagtttataaaaggaaagattccccgtgtaacaaacattttgaaacaacCCAAAAGGAATACATAACAAACATTttggaatggagggagtaaaagAAAAGAACTAATAAGAATTAGCTAAAAATTAGTAACACCAATCAAAGTGATTTTGTCATAATCCAATGAAGAAGCTAACCATTTTTTGATATCACGAAATTAGCTAAAACAGCGACAAGAACAGCGATTGAAGTCCCAATGCCAGCAACCAAAAATGGCGGAAAACCTACACAAATTCCAACGATCAAAAGTGAAAAAACTCTTggaaatcaaaagtaaacgaAAATTAGCAACAAAATCGGAAGAAAAACCTTTCTTTTTCTGGGAAGTCAGTTGATCGGGAACTGCCCAGCCACCAAAATCATCGGCTGCAGCGTCATCGGGGGGAATCCAGGAGACATTGGAGGTTCTTTCGGCAATGGCGGAGGAAAGGCGGAGGGTGCGGCTTCTGAGACTGTAATGAGTGAGAAAAGTGATCGGAGAAAGGTGGCGATGGCGGCAAGGGGAGAGAGAGTGGCCGTgagtgaggaggagagagattagAGTTGGAGGATTTGTTGAACTGCACATTTTTtgttttggggggggggggggtgaatcaGAATTAGATGAATTAGGGTTGGGGAAGGTGATGATAAACAGTATATTCAGATGAGAGATGCGAAATTGCCCAAATTAGCTATTGATGTTTGCTGACGAACTT
This genomic stretch from Spinacia oleracea cultivar Varoflay chromosome 3, BTI_SOV_V1, whole genome shotgun sequence harbors:
- the LOC110775953 gene encoding uncharacterized protein; translation: MCSSTNPPTLISLLLTHGHSLSPCRHRHLSPITFLTHYSLRSRTLRLSSAIAERTSNVSWIPPDDAAADDFGGWAVPDQLTSQKKKGFPPFLVAGIGTSIAVLVAVLANFVISKNGFRLPLSSSSPGTSVEVAVEVVEAVPTDFDASDEEIEVSEKSEADISDVVSKSMASEKHQPRVVDVVVDSNQQEALNALKKLKILDENVKANELCTRREYARWLVRVSSLLERNPKYKITSTSGSVVSAYEDVTNGDKDFDSIQALAVAGVVPSKLSLKHKFDGDLSFSPERFISRRDLIEWRSQLEYGFATTGNPEILKSKLDLMDVRKTSSDEWPGLFMDMLAGDRSLLRRVFGQIRRLQPNKPSTIAQVAVALTSGRMIEAIQSELLRMQDEESSRKAAKEEIRQELLDRGEIERCWAEKMEEEKKRGLEVQQLYIDAVNLLEQEKIFQEGALNGFLKEKAAMDCQKQLLEILKEEINEISERLASERTEQISDEEVTQTLRSDLQIKKEGILDAKSVLEAEIEALRILRSWIEDEAKKSKARSKVLEEVGQRWKWDKQL